The following are from one region of the Capsicum annuum cultivar UCD-10X-F1 chromosome 1, UCD10Xv1.1, whole genome shotgun sequence genome:
- the LOC107870534 gene encoding probably inactive leucine-rich repeat receptor-like protein kinase At5g48380: MLYTIGSGNSFHPGISNTKMRRKEHLTSGSNEELSSQHKILKLENFITRMSLKELQSATSDFSDDYLVGNGMLGKMYKAFLPNGWTLAVKKLNDWEDLEDEFVSEIITLGGLRHRNLLPLIGFCSEKQEKLLLYKYMPNGSLHELHSNKDIDLLGKGVDDLILQFLELACQCVKFFPNERPTMLEVYDTVKNISQGQRD, encoded by the exons ATGCTATATACAATTGGATCAGGTAATAGTTTTCATCCTGGGATTTCAAATACCAAGATGAGGAGAAAGGAACATTTAACTTCAGGAAGCAATGAGGAATTAAGCAGCCAACATAAG ATATTAAAGCTGGAGAATTTCATTACAAGAATGAGCTTAAAGGAGCTGCAGAGCGCGACTTCTGATTTTAGTGACGACTACTTAGTAGGAAATGGAATGTTGGGCAAAATGTACAAAGCATTTCTTCCAAATGGATGGACACTTGCAGTAAAGAAGCTCAATGACTGGGAGGATTTGGAGGACGAGTTTGTCTCCGAGATAATAACTCTTGGTGGTCTGAGGCATCGGAACCTATTGCCTCTAATAGGTTTCTGCTCCGAAAAGCAAGAAAAACTTCTTCTTTACAAGTACATGCCTAATGGAAGTCTTCATGAACTGCACTCAAACAAAG ATATAGATTTGCTTGGGAAAGGAGTTGATGATTTGATCCTCCAATTTCTAGAGTTAGCTTGTCAATGTGTGAAGTTCTTTCCTAATGAAAGGCCAACAATGCTGGAAGTGTATGACACCGTCAAGAATATTTCTCAAGGTCAAAGGGACTAG